A genomic stretch from Longimicrobium sp. includes:
- a CDS encoding glycosyltransferase family 4 protein gives MRWVVVQAGARDAYQVPLALEEAGLLEALVTDWYSPLDRAWFRALAHLLPGGARARLGRRFRDGVPSRRVEMSLGEMALNAVAGGRPGARDHRLGTRAGRLARRRGAGVFSFSYYAYAAFTAAAEGLPRAIHQVHPHPASVRRLLREEMELVPDCVGSMATEEEIRGDETRFRQLCAEPGLADVCLAASRYTASTLVENGVPAERIRVIPYGVDLDFFRPPPAPPEGPFRVLFVGQMAQRKGLRYLLEAWRRLALPGAELVLAGRGRLDRELLARYEGLFRAEVAVDAERLRELYRTSDVFCMPSLAEGFGLVYLESLACGTPVIGTPNTGAADLVREGREGFVVPLRDVEALAERLLWCHRHRAELREMRAEARRTAERHSWAAFRRSVAGVVRGLDPAGERPPEGLTG, from the coding sequence ATGCGGTGGGTCGTGGTGCAGGCGGGCGCCCGGGACGCGTACCAGGTCCCGCTGGCGCTGGAGGAGGCGGGGCTCCTGGAGGCGCTCGTCACCGACTGGTACTCGCCGCTCGACCGGGCGTGGTTCCGCGCGCTGGCGCACCTGCTCCCCGGCGGCGCGCGCGCCCGGCTCGGGCGCCGCTTCCGCGACGGGGTTCCCTCGCGCCGGGTGGAGATGTCGCTGGGCGAGATGGCTCTGAACGCGGTGGCCGGGGGCCGCCCGGGCGCGCGCGACCACCGCCTGGGGACGCGCGCCGGGCGCCTGGCCCGCCGGCGGGGCGCGGGGGTGTTCTCGTTCAGCTACTACGCGTACGCCGCGTTCACGGCCGCCGCGGAGGGGCTCCCCCGGGCGATCCATCAGGTGCACCCCCACCCCGCCTCGGTGCGGCGCCTGCTGCGGGAGGAGATGGAGCTGGTGCCCGACTGCGTGGGGTCGATGGCCACCGAGGAGGAGATCCGCGGCGACGAGACGCGCTTCCGGCAGCTCTGCGCCGAGCCCGGCCTGGCCGACGTCTGCCTGGCGGCGTCGCGCTACACCGCGTCCACGCTGGTGGAGAACGGCGTGCCGGCGGAGCGGATCCGGGTGATCCCCTACGGGGTGGACCTGGACTTCTTCCGCCCTCCCCCGGCGCCGCCGGAGGGCCCCTTCCGGGTGCTCTTCGTGGGGCAGATGGCCCAGCGCAAGGGGCTGCGCTACCTGCTGGAGGCGTGGCGCCGCCTCGCCCTCCCCGGCGCCGAGCTGGTGCTGGCGGGGCGCGGCCGGCTCGACCGGGAGCTGCTGGCGCGCTACGAGGGGCTCTTCCGCGCCGAGGTGGCGGTGGACGCGGAGCGGCTGCGCGAGCTCTACCGGACCAGCGACGTGTTCTGCATGCCCTCGCTCGCCGAGGGGTTCGGGCTGGTCTACCTGGAGTCGCTCGCCTGCGGCACCCCGGTGATCGGCACCCCGAACACCGGGGCCGCCGACCTGGTGCGCGAGGGGCGCGAGGGGTTCGTGGTTCCGCTGCGCGACGTGGAGGCCCTGGCCGAGCGGCTCCTCTGGTGCCACAGGCACCGCGCGGAGCTGCGGGAGATGCGCGCCGAGGCGCGGCGGACCGCCGAGCGGCACTCCTGGGCCGCGTTCCGGCGCAGCGTGGCCGGCGTCGTCCGCGGCCTGGACCCGGCCGGGGAGCGGCCGCCGGAGGGGCTAACTGGTTGA
- a CDS encoding O-antigen polymerase: MEVASASPPASSRLLVTACLLAAAGVGVVVAVTQSRFMGPELLLAALVGLLSLAPLAVRWWQGRFDMFEPLTFVCVIFFLFYSLGPLVHIATGEVRFGGRDFTRMYARGLALVTLPILATWIGYVLPVGRRMGERFAAPLPLTEPGLRALRRWGWRVSLVAVAGTALWLQVSGQGVARLLLPGVVASAESVGGGGQDVAWFLLTMEWLVPAFLVLAASRGFRSRFVQWSFWILMVVMYASLGFRYRILVFMGASAMLYYLKRGRRPRLLTVTAGVALVFIAAGWYAGARLYFRSFGAAGSLSFTPLDALESGLEDTRIFESFLSVTGMVPNYTDYAYAGPFVYPLVLPVPRALWPGKPWPEWLPWIAESFGTPGAMLYGMAIPNFGEYYLAFGWVGVVVGMLLFGILVRALWAWFRTDPRDPVRQAVLAISYIWLLQFMSRGYFAEMVREWCFLILPALLMMWAARRAQRRALAAGA, encoded by the coding sequence GTGGAAGTGGCATCCGCCTCCCCCCCGGCGTCTTCGCGACTCCTCGTCACCGCCTGCCTGCTGGCCGCGGCGGGCGTGGGCGTCGTCGTGGCCGTCACGCAGTCCCGGTTCATGGGCCCCGAGCTGCTGCTGGCGGCGCTGGTGGGGCTGCTCTCGCTGGCGCCGCTCGCCGTGCGGTGGTGGCAGGGGCGGTTCGACATGTTCGAGCCGCTCACGTTCGTCTGCGTCATCTTCTTCCTCTTCTACTCCCTGGGGCCCCTGGTGCACATCGCCACGGGCGAGGTGCGCTTCGGCGGGCGGGACTTCACGCGGATGTACGCGCGCGGGCTGGCCCTGGTCACCCTCCCGATCCTGGCCACCTGGATCGGGTACGTGCTCCCCGTGGGCCGGCGGATGGGAGAGCGCTTCGCCGCCCCGCTCCCCCTCACCGAGCCGGGCCTGAGGGCGCTCAGGCGCTGGGGGTGGCGGGTGAGCCTGGTGGCGGTGGCGGGGACGGCCCTCTGGCTCCAGGTCTCGGGGCAGGGGGTGGCCCGCCTCCTCCTCCCCGGGGTGGTGGCCTCGGCCGAGTCGGTGGGCGGCGGCGGGCAGGACGTCGCGTGGTTCCTGCTGACCATGGAGTGGCTGGTTCCGGCGTTCCTGGTGCTGGCCGCCAGCCGCGGCTTCCGCAGCCGCTTCGTGCAGTGGTCGTTCTGGATCCTGATGGTGGTGATGTACGCGTCGCTCGGGTTCCGCTACCGCATCCTGGTCTTCATGGGGGCGAGCGCGATGCTCTACTACCTGAAGCGCGGGCGGCGCCCCCGGCTCCTGACGGTGACCGCCGGCGTCGCCCTGGTCTTCATCGCGGCGGGGTGGTACGCGGGGGCCCGGCTCTACTTCAGGAGCTTCGGCGCGGCGGGGAGCCTGAGCTTCACGCCGCTCGACGCCCTGGAGAGCGGCCTGGAGGACACCCGGATCTTCGAGAGCTTCCTGTCGGTCACCGGGATGGTGCCGAACTACACCGACTACGCCTACGCCGGCCCGTTCGTCTACCCGCTCGTCCTCCCCGTCCCGCGCGCCCTCTGGCCGGGGAAGCCGTGGCCGGAGTGGCTCCCGTGGATCGCGGAGTCGTTCGGCACGCCGGGCGCCATGCTGTACGGGATGGCGATCCCGAACTTCGGCGAGTACTACCTGGCCTTCGGCTGGGTGGGGGTGGTGGTGGGGATGCTCCTGTTCGGGATCCTGGTGCGGGCGCTCTGGGCGTGGTTCCGGACCGACCCGCGCGACCCGGTGCGCCAGGCGGTGCTGGCGATCAGCTACATCTGGCTCCTGCAGTTCATGAGCCGGGGCTACTTCGCCGAGATGGTGCGGGAGTGGTGCTTCCTGATCCTCCCCGCCCTGCTGATGATGTGGGCGGCGCGCCGGGCCCAGCGGCGCGCCCTGGCGGCGGGGGCTTGA
- a CDS encoding glycosyltransferase family 4 protein gives MPRVFVLKGVPTPYNDALFRHVAAQPGVELLVAYCAWNEPNRSWAAEGAKGYPYTVMKGRSPGGMVHVNPGVAGVIRAFGPDVAVLSGSYTIPTMRLAAHALRAEGVPWLYWGEELSHGPRPALRRALRAVLRRVLRSAYGVLAVGSRAVASYRRAGVPERRIADFRYAADVESFRLDGEARARARAEVRASLGVSGGGGPLFLFCGQLIPRKGVDTLLSAHAALRGRGVASTLVLVGDGRHRERFERMAGELGVADSVRWAGFVQPPELPRWFAAADALVLPSRQEGWGLVVHEALAAGLPVLASDRVNAAADLVRDGETGWLFPVGDAQALAERMRALAECPDRCRLAESARAAAEGGAPARAAPRLAALLGAVLRGEDLCEA, from the coding sequence ATGCCCAGGGTGTTCGTCCTCAAGGGCGTGCCCACCCCGTACAACGACGCGCTCTTCCGCCACGTCGCGGCGCAGCCGGGCGTGGAGCTCCTGGTGGCGTACTGCGCCTGGAACGAGCCGAACCGCTCCTGGGCGGCCGAGGGCGCCAAGGGCTACCCGTACACGGTGATGAAGGGGCGCTCGCCCGGCGGGATGGTGCACGTGAACCCGGGGGTGGCCGGGGTGATCCGCGCCTTCGGCCCCGACGTGGCGGTGCTCTCCGGCTCGTACACCATCCCCACCATGCGGCTGGCCGCGCACGCCCTGCGCGCGGAAGGAGTCCCCTGGCTGTACTGGGGCGAGGAGCTCTCGCACGGGCCGCGGCCGGCGCTGCGCCGGGCGTTGCGCGCGGTGCTGCGCCGGGTGCTGCGCTCGGCGTACGGCGTGCTGGCCGTGGGCAGCCGCGCGGTGGCCTCGTACCGGCGCGCGGGGGTGCCCGAGCGCCGCATCGCCGACTTCCGCTACGCGGCCGACGTGGAGAGCTTCCGGCTGGACGGCGAGGCGCGCGCGCGGGCCCGGGCCGAGGTGCGCGCCTCGCTGGGGGTCTCCGGCGGCGGCGGCCCGCTCTTCCTCTTCTGCGGCCAGCTCATCCCGCGCAAGGGGGTCGACACGCTGCTCTCGGCGCACGCGGCGCTCCGGGGCCGGGGGGTGGCCTCCACGCTGGTGCTGGTGGGAGACGGGCGGCACCGCGAGCGCTTCGAGCGGATGGCCGGCGAGCTGGGGGTGGCCGACAGCGTGCGCTGGGCCGGGTTCGTCCAGCCGCCGGAGCTCCCCCGCTGGTTCGCGGCCGCCGACGCGCTGGTGCTCCCCTCGCGCCAGGAGGGGTGGGGGCTGGTGGTGCACGAGGCGCTGGCCGCGGGGCTCCCCGTGCTGGCGTCGGACCGGGTGAACGCGGCCGCCGACCTGGTGCGCGACGGCGAGACGGGGTGGCTCTTCCCGGTGGGCGACGCCCAGGCGCTGGCGGAGCGCATGCGGGCGCTGGCGGAGTGCCCCGACCGCTGCCGGCTGGCCGAGAGCGCCCGCGCCGCGGCCGAGGGCGGGGCGCCGGCGCGGGCGGCGCCCCGCCTGGCGGCGCTGCTGGGGGCCGTGCTGCGGGGCGAGGACCTGTGCGAGGCGTGA
- a CDS encoding glycosyltransferase family 4 protein: MTSAGPSRAPAAEEESSVDAAARLPAGSRLCFVADGRSPIARNWISHFAARGHRVHLVSTFPCDPAGLGLAGFHVVPVAFARFAGGQAAAPAGPGAARPGLMRRVRARAVSALFPAVFGWLAPLEVRRHAGRLRALVREIDPLLVHAMRIPYEGIAAALALEGEAYPLVVSVWGNDLELWAECYPLVARLTRRALGAASALHPDCERDLRLAARWGWDARRPAAVLPGNGGVRPELFHPGPADPALGERFGIPAGAPLVLNPRGLRAYVRNEAFFRAVPRVLAERPGAVFACVGMAGQARAEAWVRELGIGGAVRLLPTLAPAEMAELFRRAEVAVSPSEFDGTPNTLLEAMACGAFPVAGDIASVREWIASGENGLLCDPADPRALAGAVVRALADEPLRRRAAARNQALVAERAEHGRVMERAEALYVEAVRAGSAKS; the protein is encoded by the coding sequence GTGACGTCCGCGGGCCCTTCCCGCGCGCCGGCGGCCGAGGAGGAGTCGTCCGTGGACGCGGCCGCGCGGCTCCCCGCGGGGAGCCGGCTCTGCTTCGTGGCCGACGGCCGCAGCCCGATCGCGCGCAACTGGATCTCCCACTTCGCCGCGCGCGGCCACCGGGTGCACCTGGTCTCCACCTTCCCCTGCGACCCGGCGGGGCTGGGGCTGGCGGGCTTCCACGTGGTCCCCGTGGCCTTCGCGCGCTTCGCGGGGGGGCAGGCGGCGGCGCCCGCGGGCCCCGGAGCGGCGCGGCCCGGCCTCATGCGGCGGGTGCGCGCGCGGGCGGTCTCGGCCCTCTTCCCGGCCGTGTTCGGCTGGCTGGCGCCGCTGGAGGTCCGCCGCCACGCGGGGCGCCTGCGCGCGCTCGTGCGCGAGATCGACCCGCTGCTGGTGCACGCCATGCGCATCCCCTACGAGGGGATCGCCGCCGCCCTGGCGCTGGAGGGCGAAGCGTACCCGCTGGTCGTCTCCGTCTGGGGGAACGACCTGGAGCTGTGGGCCGAGTGCTACCCTCTCGTGGCGCGGCTCACCCGCCGCGCGCTCGGCGCGGCCTCGGCGCTCCACCCCGACTGCGAGCGCGACCTGCGGCTGGCGGCGCGCTGGGGGTGGGATGCGCGGCGTCCCGCCGCCGTCCTCCCCGGCAACGGCGGGGTGCGGCCGGAGCTCTTCCACCCCGGCCCGGCCGACCCCGCGCTCGGCGAGCGGTTCGGGATCCCGGCGGGGGCGCCGCTGGTGCTGAACCCCCGGGGCCTGCGCGCCTACGTGCGCAACGAGGCGTTCTTCCGCGCCGTCCCGCGGGTGCTGGCCGAGCGCCCCGGCGCGGTCTTCGCCTGCGTGGGGATGGCGGGGCAGGCGCGGGCCGAGGCGTGGGTGCGCGAGCTGGGGATCGGCGGCGCGGTGCGGCTCCTGCCCACGCTGGCGCCCGCGGAGATGGCGGAGCTGTTCCGCCGGGCCGAGGTGGCGGTGTCGCCCTCCGAGTTCGACGGCACGCCCAACACGCTGCTGGAGGCGATGGCGTGCGGGGCGTTCCCCGTGGCGGGCGACATCGCCTCGGTGCGCGAGTGGATCGCGTCCGGCGAGAACGGGCTCCTCTGCGACCCGGCCGACCCGCGCGCCCTGGCCGGCGCCGTCGTGCGCGCGCTGGCCGACGAGCCGCTGCGCCGCCGCGCCGCCGCGCGCAACCAGGCGCTGGTGGCCGAGCGCGCCGAGCACGGCCGGGTGATGGAGCGCGCCGAGGCGCTGTACGTGGAGGCGGTCCGGGCGGGTAGTGCCAAGTCCTGA
- the asnB gene encoding asparagine synthase (glutamine-hydrolyzing) — protein sequence MCGIAGFAGDFPLGLLERMIACVAHRGPDGEGVRVLDPAGPAARVGLAQRRLSIIDLSPAGKNPMGLDCPRCGVHRGEGRPEAGLWLTYNGEIYNFRELRRELEAKGHRFHSRTDTEVVLHLYADEGPRALERLNGIFALALYDGRPFGQRDGVRPGDVLVARDGLGVKPLYHAALPGGVLFGSEIKSLLQWEGVPREVDPAALHHHLAYLWAPAPHTMLKAVRKLAPGHALLLREGRIAREWCHYDLPYGREWLEGSEAEVAERLAAEVEAAVERQMVADVPVGAFLSGGLDSSAVVAMMRRARPDYRPRCYAIGFRGDGEVEGNPADLPYARRVAEHLDVDLSVLEIEPDAIRHLERMLWHLDEPQADPAPINALLIAEAARGDGMKVLLSGAGGDDLFAGYRRHRALRLERAWGWLPRPVRRGLAASARWVGEGRSGAAVLDRPAVRRTAKAFAHADLAADRRLAGYFWWSGEAVRRALYTPAFAAATREVDTAGPLLASLARIPAERDPLNRMLYLEAKHFLADHNLNYTDKTGMAAGVEVRVPLLDQELVDFATRVPPGMKQRGAVGKAVFKRAMEPFLPREVIYRPKTGFGAPLRRWLHQELRPLVDDALSADALSRRGWFEPAAVARLVEQDRRGEVDAAYTLFALVCAELWCRMFVDPPVPALTGARPHAGAAR from the coding sequence ATGTGCGGGATCGCGGGGTTCGCGGGGGACTTCCCCCTGGGGCTGCTGGAACGGATGATCGCCTGCGTGGCGCACCGGGGGCCCGACGGCGAGGGCGTGCGCGTCCTCGACCCGGCGGGGCCGGCCGCGCGCGTGGGGCTCGCGCAGCGGCGGCTCTCCATCATCGACCTCTCCCCTGCCGGGAAGAACCCGATGGGGCTCGACTGCCCCCGCTGCGGCGTGCACCGGGGCGAGGGGCGCCCCGAGGCCGGGCTCTGGCTCACCTACAACGGCGAGATCTACAACTTCCGCGAGCTCCGGCGCGAGCTGGAGGCGAAGGGGCACCGCTTCCACTCCCGCACCGACACCGAGGTGGTCCTGCACCTCTACGCGGACGAGGGCCCGCGGGCGCTGGAGCGGCTGAACGGGATCTTCGCCCTGGCGCTCTACGACGGCCGCCCCTTTGGCCAGCGGGACGGCGTCCGCCCCGGCGACGTGCTGGTGGCGCGCGACGGGCTGGGGGTGAAGCCGCTCTACCACGCGGCCCTGCCCGGGGGCGTCCTCTTCGGCTCGGAGATCAAGTCGCTCCTGCAGTGGGAGGGGGTGCCGCGCGAGGTGGACCCGGCCGCGCTGCACCACCACCTGGCCTACCTCTGGGCGCCGGCGCCGCACACGATGCTCAAGGCGGTGCGCAAGCTCGCGCCCGGGCACGCGCTGCTCCTGCGCGAGGGGAGGATCGCCCGCGAGTGGTGCCACTACGATCTCCCGTACGGGCGCGAGTGGCTGGAGGGCTCCGAGGCCGAGGTGGCGGAGCGGCTGGCGGCCGAGGTGGAGGCGGCGGTGGAGCGGCAGATGGTGGCCGACGTCCCCGTGGGCGCCTTCCTCTCCGGCGGGCTCGACTCCAGCGCCGTCGTCGCGATGATGCGGCGCGCCCGCCCCGACTACCGCCCCCGCTGCTACGCCATCGGCTTCCGCGGCGACGGCGAGGTGGAGGGCAACCCCGCCGACCTCCCCTACGCGCGCCGGGTGGCGGAGCACCTGGACGTCGACCTCTCGGTGCTGGAGATCGAGCCCGACGCCATCCGGCACCTGGAGCGCATGCTCTGGCACCTGGACGAGCCGCAGGCCGACCCCGCGCCGATCAACGCGCTCCTGATCGCCGAGGCGGCCCGGGGCGACGGGATGAAGGTGCTCCTCTCCGGCGCGGGCGGCGACGACCTCTTCGCGGGGTACCGCCGCCACCGCGCGCTCCGGCTGGAGCGGGCCTGGGGGTGGCTGCCGCGCCCGGTGCGGCGCGGGCTGGCGGCTTCCGCCCGCTGGGTGGGCGAGGGGCGGAGCGGGGCCGCGGTGCTCGACCGCCCCGCCGTCCGCCGCACGGCCAAGGCCTTCGCGCACGCCGACCTGGCGGCCGACCGGCGCCTGGCCGGCTACTTCTGGTGGAGCGGCGAGGCGGTGCGCCGCGCGCTCTACACCCCGGCGTTCGCCGCCGCCACGCGCGAGGTGGACACCGCGGGGCCGCTGCTGGCCAGCCTGGCGCGCATCCCCGCCGAGCGCGACCCGCTCAACCGCATGCTGTACCTGGAGGCGAAGCACTTCCTGGCCGACCACAACCTGAACTACACCGACAAGACGGGGATGGCGGCCGGGGTGGAGGTGCGCGTCCCGTTGCTCGACCAGGAGCTGGTGGACTTCGCCACGCGCGTGCCGCCGGGGATGAAGCAGCGCGGGGCGGTGGGGAAGGCGGTCTTCAAGCGCGCCATGGAGCCCTTCCTCCCGCGCGAGGTGATCTACCGCCCCAAGACCGGCTTCGGCGCGCCGCTCCGGCGCTGGCTGCACCAGGAGCTGCGCCCGCTGGTGGACGACGCGCTCTCGGCCGACGCCCTCTCGCGGCGCGGCTGGTTCGAGCCGGCGGCGGTGGCGCGCCTGGTGGAGCAGGACCGGCGCGGCGAGGTCGACGCGGCGTACACGCTCTTCGCGCTGGTGTGCGCGGAGCTCTGGTGCCGGATGTTCGTGGACCCGCCCGTGCCCGCGCTCACCGGGGCCCGCCCGCACGCGGGCGCCGCCCGATGA
- a CDS encoding glycosyltransferase family 4 protein, with product MPSLLWVNHFAVSPEQGGGTRHFELSRELVRRGWDVTVAASDLNLHTRRYGRRAGPSDRRPYDEVIDGVRFRWLWAAPYRRNDWRRALNWLSFSAGVWRGAGDEADVVIGSSPHLFAALAAERVARRLGVPFVFEVRDLWPESLLAAGGRRGPGYRALDRIARRLYRRADRVVVLARGSATYLAERGVDPAKLVHVPNGVDAAAFAKVRRPERPGLTCVYTGAHGPANGLEAVLDAAERLRGRGGIRFLLVGDGPSKAGLVDDAARRGLENVEFRSPVPKAAMPALLAEADAGLMVLREAPLFSFGVSPNKLFDYFGAALPVACNVPGEVAEMVRAAGAGVQAADASGAALAEAVERLAALPAAERRRIGEAGRAWVAREHDRPVLADRLDHVLRSLLPGEPRAGDAAA from the coding sequence ATGCCTTCTCTCCTGTGGGTGAACCACTTCGCCGTCTCTCCCGAGCAGGGCGGGGGGACGCGGCACTTCGAGCTCTCTCGCGAGCTGGTGCGGCGCGGCTGGGACGTGACCGTGGCCGCCAGCGACCTGAACCTGCACACCCGCCGCTACGGCCGCCGCGCCGGCCCCAGCGACCGCCGTCCCTACGACGAGGTGATCGACGGGGTGCGCTTCCGCTGGCTGTGGGCGGCCCCCTACCGGCGCAACGACTGGCGCCGCGCGCTCAACTGGCTATCGTTCAGCGCCGGCGTGTGGCGCGGCGCGGGAGACGAGGCCGACGTGGTGATCGGCTCGTCGCCCCACCTCTTCGCGGCGCTGGCGGCGGAGCGGGTGGCGCGGCGGCTGGGTGTGCCCTTCGTCTTCGAGGTGCGCGACCTGTGGCCCGAGAGCCTGCTGGCCGCGGGCGGCCGGCGCGGGCCCGGCTACCGCGCGCTGGACCGGATCGCCCGGCGCCTCTACCGCCGCGCCGACCGCGTGGTGGTGCTGGCGCGGGGGTCCGCCACGTACCTGGCCGAACGCGGGGTCGATCCCGCGAAGCTGGTGCACGTGCCGAACGGGGTCGACGCGGCGGCGTTCGCGAAGGTGCGGCGTCCGGAGCGCCCCGGCCTCACCTGCGTCTACACGGGCGCGCACGGGCCGGCCAACGGGCTGGAGGCGGTGCTGGACGCGGCGGAGCGGCTGCGCGGGCGGGGCGGGATCCGCTTCCTGCTGGTGGGCGACGGGCCTTCGAAAGCGGGACTGGTGGACGACGCGGCGCGGCGGGGGCTGGAGAACGTGGAGTTCCGCTCTCCCGTCCCGAAGGCGGCGATGCCGGCGCTCCTGGCCGAGGCCGACGCGGGGCTGATGGTGTTGCGCGAGGCGCCGCTCTTCTCCTTCGGGGTGAGCCCCAACAAGCTGTTCGACTACTTCGGGGCGGCGCTCCCCGTGGCCTGCAACGTCCCCGGCGAGGTGGCCGAGATGGTGCGCGCGGCGGGCGCCGGGGTGCAGGCGGCGGACGCCTCGGGCGCGGCGCTGGCCGAGGCGGTGGAGCGCCTGGCCGCGCTCCCGGCGGCCGAGCGGCGGCGGATCGGCGAGGCGGGGCGCGCCTGGGTGGCGCGCGAGCACGACCGCCCCGTGCTGGCGGACCGTCTGGACCACGTGCTCCGCTCGCTCCTTCCCGGCGAGCCCCGCGCGGGCGATGCTGCCGCTTAA
- a CDS encoding heparinase II/III family protein: MLPLKDWPAAARTLARTYGARGAALRAAHEARRAAGRFRAAPRFAPASAAVPADHPFRVDAARLAAAVGREAAFERAERVTAGSHQAYRREWRPLPRDAREWLRNPATGHQYADGAAWWTVPHLDAAAGDIKDVWEAGRFGWAYDLVRGFLVTGDGRYADAFWRTFDAWRRSSPPFRGPHWACGQETAIRAVALLYAEANLPRVDGLAEVLAASGERIADALGYAVSQRNNHALSEAAGLVALGVRFRDRHPEARRWLERGRRWLARLVPEQFAADGWYVQHSFTYLRLALDQCVVAERALRSVGETLPEEARARLEAAVDLLLAVMEPSTGTVPNHGANDGAFVHPITTAGFRDFRPVVTAACATWGLALPEDVAPCAETLAWLGMDRPATAPARGDGVWSGASGWAAARVGAARVFLRAGRYSSRPGHLDPLQLDVRFGGREVVVDPGTYAYNAPPPWRNALASARVHNGPVLDGREPGVRGPRFLWYLWPAADLVSADFDGRTATLVAEVSGRLRRTVRVGAAEVRVEDRVEPGVADEAAVRWLLHPDADPAAVRVEGSCEVKAAVEGETAGWFSPGYGVRLPSRYVEVRRPAREGAVVVTTIGPG, encoded by the coding sequence ATGCTGCCGCTTAAAGATTGGCCGGCGGCGGCGCGCACCCTGGCCCGCACCTACGGCGCGCGCGGGGCGGCGCTGCGCGCCGCGCACGAGGCCCGCCGCGCCGCCGGCCGCTTCCGCGCGGCGCCGCGCTTCGCCCCCGCTTCGGCCGCCGTTCCCGCGGACCATCCGTTCCGGGTGGACGCGGCGCGGCTGGCGGCGGCGGTGGGCCGCGAGGCGGCGTTCGAGCGGGCGGAGCGCGTGACGGCGGGGTCGCACCAGGCGTACCGCCGGGAGTGGCGCCCGCTGCCGCGCGACGCCCGGGAGTGGCTGCGCAACCCGGCCACCGGCCACCAGTACGCGGACGGCGCGGCGTGGTGGACCGTCCCCCACCTGGACGCGGCCGCGGGCGACATCAAGGACGTGTGGGAGGCGGGGCGCTTCGGCTGGGCGTACGACCTGGTGCGCGGCTTCCTGGTGACGGGGGACGGGCGCTACGCCGACGCCTTCTGGCGGACGTTCGACGCGTGGCGACGGAGCAGCCCGCCCTTCCGGGGGCCGCACTGGGCCTGCGGGCAGGAGACGGCGATCCGCGCCGTGGCGCTCCTCTACGCGGAGGCGAACCTGCCGCGGGTCGACGGCCTCGCCGAGGTGCTGGCCGCCTCGGGCGAGCGGATCGCCGACGCGCTCGGCTACGCGGTGTCGCAGCGCAACAACCACGCGCTCTCCGAGGCCGCGGGACTGGTCGCCCTGGGCGTGCGGTTCCGCGACCGGCACCCGGAGGCGCGGCGGTGGCTGGAGCGGGGGCGGCGCTGGCTGGCGCGGCTCGTCCCCGAGCAGTTCGCGGCGGACGGCTGGTACGTGCAGCACTCGTTCACCTACCTGCGCCTGGCGCTGGACCAGTGCGTGGTGGCCGAGCGGGCGCTGCGCTCCGTGGGCGAGACGCTGCCGGAGGAGGCGCGGGCTCGCCTGGAGGCGGCGGTCGACCTCCTGCTGGCGGTGATGGAGCCGTCGACCGGGACGGTGCCGAACCACGGGGCCAACGACGGCGCCTTCGTCCACCCGATCACGACGGCCGGCTTCCGCGACTTCCGCCCCGTCGTCACCGCCGCGTGCGCCACGTGGGGGCTCGCGCTCCCGGAGGACGTGGCGCCGTGCGCGGAGACGCTGGCGTGGCTCGGGATGGATCGGCCGGCGACCGCGCCGGCGCGGGGGGACGGGGTGTGGAGCGGCGCGTCGGGCTGGGCGGCGGCGCGGGTGGGCGCGGCGCGGGTGTTCCTGCGCGCGGGGCGCTACTCCAGCCGCCCCGGGCACCTGGACCCGCTGCAGCTGGACGTGCGCTTCGGGGGGCGCGAGGTGGTGGTGGACCCCGGGACGTACGCCTACAACGCGCCGCCGCCGTGGCGCAACGCGCTGGCGAGCGCGCGGGTTCACAACGGCCCGGTGCTGGACGGCCGCGAGCCGGGGGTGCGGGGCCCGCGCTTCCTGTGGTACCTCTGGCCCGCCGCGGACCTCGTCTCGGCGGACTTCGACGGGAGGACGGCGACGCTGGTGGCGGAGGTTTCCGGCCGCCTGCGCCGCACGGTGCGCGTCGGCGCGGCGGAGGTGCGCGTGGAGGACCGGGTGGAACCGGGCGTGGCGGACGAGGCGGCCGTGCGCTGGCTCCTGCACCCGGACGCCGATCCCGCCGCGGTGCGGGTCGAGGGGTCGTGCGAGGTGAAGGCGGCCGTGGAGGGGGAGACGGCGGGATGGTTCTCGCCGGGCTACGGGGTGCGCCTGCCGTCGCGCTACGTGGAGGTGCGCCGCCCCGCGCGCGAGGGGGCGGTGGTCGTGACGACGATCGGCCCGGGCTGA